The proteins below are encoded in one region of Borrelia duttonii Ly:
- the rpsJ gene encoding 30S ribosomal protein S10: MITKDKIRVRLFSFDVKILDQSAESIVRAVQKSKAQIKGPIPLPTKIKKYTVLRSPHVNKKSREQFEMRTHKRLIDILEPTSALMDSLMKLELPAGVEVDIKQ, encoded by the coding sequence TTGATTACTAAAGATAAGATACGGGTAAGGCTTTTTAGTTTTGATGTTAAGATATTAGATCAGAGTGCTGAGTCTATTGTTAGGGCTGTTCAAAAGTCTAAAGCACAGATTAAAGGTCCAATTCCTTTGCCGACAAAAATAAAGAAGTATACTGTTTTGCGTTCTCCTCATGTTAATAAAAAATCAAGAGAACAGTTTGAAATGAGAACCCATAAGAGGCTTATTGATATTTTAGAGCCTACTTCTGCTTTGATGGACTCTTTGATGAAATTGGAGCTTCCTGCAGGAGTGGAGGTTGATATTAAACAGTAA
- the rplC gene encoding 50S ribosomal protein L3 has translation MFGLIGKKVGMTQVFQSNGIVVPVTVIEFEPNYVIGKKTMERDGYDALIMGSVDLKGSKVSRPIKGQYKKLENIEPKRYVIEFKGLKGYDAGDEVGLDAFREIKYVDITGTTKGKGFQGAMKRHNFSGGPSSHGSKFHRHLGGTGQATTPARTFKGTKMAGRMGGEQQTIQNLEIVFIDEEKRAILVKGAVPGVKGSFVIVKKAKKVGI, from the coding sequence ATGTTCGGATTGATTGGAAAAAAAGTTGGCATGACGCAGGTCTTTCAAAGCAATGGAATTGTGGTACCTGTGACGGTGATAGAGTTTGAACCCAATTATGTTATAGGCAAAAAAACAATGGAGAGAGATGGGTATGATGCTCTTATAATGGGTTCTGTCGATCTTAAGGGTTCTAAAGTTTCAAGACCTATAAAAGGTCAATATAAAAAATTAGAAAATATTGAACCTAAAAGATATGTGATAGAATTTAAAGGTCTTAAAGGTTATGATGCGGGTGATGAGGTTGGACTTGATGCTTTTAGAGAGATTAAATATGTAGATATTACTGGTACTACCAAGGGTAAAGGTTTTCAGGGAGCTATGAAAAGACATAATTTTAGTGGTGGTCCATCTTCTCATGGTTCTAAATTTCATAGGCATCTTGGTGGTACAGGTCAAGCTACTACACCTGCTAGAACTTTTAAGGGAACTAAAATGGCTGGCAGAATGGGTGGTGAACAACAAACTATTCAAAATCTTGAAATTGTTTTTATTGATGAGGAAAAAAGAGCCATTTTGGTTAAAGGAGCTGTACCAGGAGTTAAGGGTTCTTTTGTTATTGTTAAAAAGGCAAAAAAAGTAGGTATTTAG
- the rplD gene encoding 50S ribosomal protein L4 translates to MERKVFSKDGQELRTIDLDDGVFNIDVSYGSIYNAINNELANLRVGTASTKTRAEVRGSSKKPWKQKGTGRARVGTRRNPVWVGGGIALGPKPRDYSYKLPKKVKRLAFKSVLSLCASVDDRLKVVENFTIDSGKTKELALIIKNFIKHNGRTVILLGNDDQMIKRAGKNIRDLKILSFNRLRVVDLFYTKNLIALESAINGLNELYVK, encoded by the coding sequence ATGGAAAGAAAAGTTTTTTCTAAAGATGGACAAGAACTTAGAACTATAGATTTGGATGATGGAGTTTTCAATATAGATGTTAGTTATGGTTCTATATATAATGCTATTAATAATGAGCTAGCTAATCTTAGAGTTGGTACAGCTTCAACTAAGACTAGAGCTGAGGTTAGAGGTAGTTCAAAAAAGCCTTGGAAACAAAAAGGTACGGGACGTGCTAGAGTTGGAACTAGAAGGAATCCAGTTTGGGTTGGTGGAGGTATAGCTTTGGGTCCAAAGCCAAGGGATTATAGTTATAAGCTTCCAAAAAAAGTTAAACGACTTGCTTTTAAATCTGTTTTAAGTCTATGTGCATCTGTGGATGATAGACTTAAAGTTGTTGAAAATTTTACTATTGACTCAGGAAAGACAAAAGAGCTTGCTTTAATAATAAAGAATTTTATAAAACATAATGGAAGAACAGTTATTTTATTGGGTAATGACGATCAGATGATCAAGAGAGCAGGAAAGAATATAAGGGATTTGAAGATTTTATCTTTTAATAGACTTAGGGTTGTTGATTTATTTTATACTAAAAATTTAATAGCTCTTGAATCTGCTATTAATGGGCTTAATGAGCTTTATGTTAAATAA
- the rplW gene encoding 50S ribosomal protein L23: MKAYDIIISPMLTEKTNIQRENMNVYAFKVKKQANKKEIGAAIKELFNVTPISCNLLNVKSKVKTVVSRKGYPIGRGKTSSWKKAYVYLKKEDKIDIF, encoded by the coding sequence ATGAAAGCTTATGATATAATAATTTCGCCTATGCTTACTGAGAAGACTAATATTCAAAGAGAAAATATGAATGTTTATGCTTTTAAAGTTAAAAAACAGGCAAATAAGAAGGAAATTGGTGCTGCAATTAAAGAGCTTTTTAATGTTACCCCAATATCATGTAATTTGCTTAATGTTAAGAGCAAGGTTAAAACAGTTGTCTCAAGAAAAGGTTATCCTATTGGCAGAGGGAAAACTTCTTCATGGAAAAAAGCGTATGTTTATCTTAAAAAAGAAGATAAGATAGATATTTTTTAG
- the rplB gene encoding 50S ribosomal protein L2 — protein sequence MGIKTYRPKTSSLRYKTTLSFDELSKGNDPLKSLTKGKVSRAGRDSSGRISVRRRGGGHKRRYREIDFARRDKFGIPARVAAIEYDPNRSPNIALLVYRDGDKRYIIAPKGVKVGDILESGPNAPIKIGNALPLENIPVGKMVHNIELNIGKGGQLVRGAGGYAMIIASDGDYVTVKLPSGEMRMIFKKCIATLGEVGNEDYMNVSIGKAGKSRWLGRRPKVRGVAMNPIDHPHGGGEGKTSGGRHPVSPWGQPAKGYKTRKKNKYSDKFIVKRRNN from the coding sequence ATGGGGATTAAGACTTATAGGCCAAAAACTTCGTCTTTACGTTATAAGACAACTTTATCTTTTGATGAGTTAAGTAAGGGTAATGACCCTTTGAAGTCTTTAACTAAAGGGAAGGTATCTAGGGCTGGGAGAGATTCTTCTGGAAGAATTAGTGTTAGGAGAAGAGGTGGAGGACATAAGAGACGTTATAGGGAAATTGATTTTGCCAGAAGGGATAAATTTGGTATACCTGCTAGAGTTGCAGCTATTGAGTACGACCCAAATAGAAGCCCTAATATAGCTTTGCTTGTATATAGAGATGGAGATAAAAGGTATATTATTGCTCCAAAAGGAGTTAAGGTTGGTGATATTTTGGAGAGTGGTCCAAATGCCCCAATAAAGATTGGTAATGCATTGCCGCTTGAAAATATTCCTGTTGGTAAGATGGTTCACAACATTGAACTTAATATTGGAAAGGGTGGACAGCTTGTAAGAGGTGCTGGTGGATATGCTATGATTATTGCTTCTGATGGAGATTATGTAACAGTTAAGCTTCCATCAGGTGAAATGAGAATGATTTTTAAGAAGTGCATAGCGACTCTTGGAGAAGTTGGTAATGAAGATTATATGAATGTTTCTATTGGTAAAGCTGGTAAGAGTAGGTGGCTTGGTAGAAGACCTAAAGTTAGAGGTGTTGCCATGAATCCTATAGATCATCCACATGGAGGTGGAGAAGGTAAGACTTCTGGTGGTCGACATCCTGTATCTCCTTGGGGGCAGCCAGCTAAGGGATATAAGACTCGAAAAAAGAATAAGTATTCAGATAAATTTATCGTCAAAAGAAGAAATAATTAG
- the rpsS gene encoding 30S ribosomal protein S19, with protein MARSIKKGPFIEKSLYQKVLASSGKEKRVVIKTYSRTSTIIPEMVSLTISVYNGKSFIPVYITEDLVGHKLGEFSPTRIFRGHAKSDKKGRK; from the coding sequence GTGGCAAGATCTATTAAAAAAGGACCTTTTATAGAAAAGAGTCTTTATCAGAAAGTTTTAGCTTCTTCTGGTAAGGAGAAAAGGGTTGTAATTAAAACCTATTCTAGGACCTCAACAATAATTCCTGAAATGGTAAGTCTTACTATATCTGTTTACAATGGGAAATCTTTTATTCCTGTGTATATTACTGAGGATCTTGTTGGGCATAAGCTTGGAGAATTTTCACCTACAAGAATTTTTAGAGGGCATGCTAAATCAGATAAGAAGGGGAGGAAATAG
- the rplV gene encoding 50S ribosomal protein L22 — MFVNKKYTAKGKNLPSSPKKVRPIADNIRGKPYNEAVAILCSMPNKGAKLLGKVVKSAASNAMYHNRNLSEDMIFVKTVMVDDGRKRRSIWPRARGRADRLINRSCHIFVEVYEKMYGGE, encoded by the coding sequence ATGTTTGTGAATAAAAAATATACTGCTAAGGGCAAAAATTTGCCATCTTCTCCAAAAAAGGTGAGACCTATAGCTGATAATATACGAGGCAAGCCTTATAACGAAGCTGTTGCAATATTGTGCTCTATGCCTAATAAAGGAGCTAAACTTTTGGGAAAAGTAGTTAAATCGGCAGCGTCAAATGCTATGTATCATAATAGAAATCTTTCTGAAGATATGATATTTGTAAAGACAGTTATGGTAGATGATGGGAGAAAGCGTAGAAGCATTTGGCCTAGAGCTAGAGGTAGAGCAGATAGGCTTATTAATAGAAGTTGTCATATTTTTGTTGAAGTTTATGAAAAGATGTATGGTGGAGAATAG
- the rpsC gene encoding 30S ribosomal protein S3 — translation MGQKVHPYSLRIKINRDWKSKWYFDKKLYSEILHEDFLIRRETMKFLKGIKFDISDIEIIRNNLQRVTVVISTPRPGSVIGVKGANLEKIGQLLTRKVSKKINIKIKEIKKPEFDAQIVANGIAKQLENRASYRKLLKSSLLSSISKGIQGIKIKVSGRLGGAEIARSFEVKEGRIPLHTLRANIDYGFAEAYTTYGVIGVKVWLFKGEILGKQINSDAGQVINRKPSKDKVERFDKGKIDDKGRKVVNDDKFSREKLEIGSRSKNDFKNKNDSDI, via the coding sequence ATGGGTCAAAAAGTACATCCTTACAGTTTAAGAATTAAAATTAATAGGGATTGGAAATCAAAGTGGTATTTTGATAAGAAATTATATTCTGAAATTCTTCACGAGGATTTCTTAATAAGACGAGAAACTATGAAATTTCTTAAAGGAATTAAATTTGATATTTCTGATATAGAAATCATTAGAAATAATCTTCAAAGAGTGACTGTAGTAATTTCTACTCCAAGACCCGGTTCTGTTATTGGTGTTAAAGGTGCTAATCTTGAAAAAATTGGTCAATTGTTAACTAGAAAAGTATCTAAAAAAATTAATATTAAAATAAAAGAAATTAAGAAGCCAGAGTTTGATGCACAAATTGTTGCTAATGGCATAGCAAAACAGTTGGAAAATAGAGCTTCTTATAGGAAACTTTTAAAATCTTCACTCTTGTCTTCTATTTCTAAAGGTATCCAAGGTATAAAAATTAAAGTTTCAGGTAGACTTGGTGGGGCTGAGATTGCTAGAAGTTTTGAAGTTAAAGAAGGACGAATTCCTTTGCATACTCTTAGAGCAAATATAGATTATGGTTTTGCCGAAGCTTATACAACTTATGGTGTTATTGGTGTTAAAGTTTGGTTATTTAAGGGCGAAATTTTAGGAAAGCAAATCAATTCAGATGCGGGACAAGTAATTAATAGGAAACCTTCAAAAGATAAGGTTGAGCGTTTTGATAAGGGTAAAATCGATGATAAGGGTAGAAAGGTTGTAAATGACGATAAATTTTCTAGAGAGAAATTAGAAATTGGATCTAGATCTAAGAATGATTTTAAAAATAAAAATGATTCTGATATCTAG
- the rplP gene encoding 50S ribosomal protein L16 encodes MLSPRKVKYRKKQRGRLSGEAQKGNKISFGEYGLVSLEADFITARQIEAARVAMTRRVKRGGKVWIRIFPDIPYTKKPAETRMGKGKGGVDHWNAPVKLGTVMFEMSGVPRELAESAMMLASSKLPVKTTFVVRRDLR; translated from the coding sequence ATGTTAAGTCCTAGAAAGGTTAAATATAGGAAAAAACAAAGGGGAAGACTTTCTGGAGAGGCTCAGAAGGGTAATAAAATATCTTTTGGGGAATATGGGCTAGTTTCTCTTGAGGCAGATTTTATTACTGCAAGACAAATTGAAGCAGCTCGTGTTGCTATGACTCGTAGGGTTAAGAGGGGAGGTAAGGTTTGGATTAGAATATTTCCAGATATACCTTATACTAAAAAGCCAGCTGAAACTAGGATGGGGAAAGGTAAGGGAGGAGTTGATCATTGGAATGCTCCTGTAAAACTTGGTACTGTTATGTTTGAAATGTCTGGTGTACCTAGAGAACTTGCTGAATCAGCTATGATGCTTGCTAGTTCTAAACTTCCAGTTAAGACTACATTTGTTGTAAGACGAGATTTGAGGTGA
- the rpmC gene encoding 50S ribosomal protein L29 gives MLKNLKDLTLEDMKAKRLTLKKEYMDLRFKTVVGHVENPLKKRELRRDIARLNTIIHEYAIGIRKV, from the coding sequence ATGTTAAAAAATTTAAAAGATCTTACTCTTGAAGATATGAAAGCAAAAAGATTAACTTTAAAGAAGGAATATATGGATTTAAGATTTAAGACTGTGGTTGGGCATGTTGAGAATCCTTTAAAAAAAAGAGAGCTGAGGCGAGATATTGCAAGGCTTAATACGATAATTCATGAGTATGCAATAGGTATTAGGAAGGTTTAA
- the rpsQ gene encoding 30S ribosomal protein S17 — MARENKKELIGKVVSDKMSKTVVVEIVQRKMHPIYHKYLKVSRRVKAHDEREESKLGDKVKIVESRPISKEKRWRLIEILERSK, encoded by the coding sequence ATGGCAAGGGAAAATAAGAAAGAACTGATTGGAAAGGTTGTTAGTGATAAAATGAGCAAAACAGTAGTTGTTGAGATTGTTCAAAGAAAAATGCATCCTATCTATCATAAGTACTTAAAAGTTAGCAGAAGAGTTAAGGCGCATGATGAGAGAGAGGAATCGAAACTTGGTGATAAGGTGAAAATTGTTGAATCCCGACCTATTAGTAAAGAGAAAAGATGGAGACTTATTGAAATTTTGGAGAGATCAAAATAA
- the rplN gene encoding 50S ribosomal protein L14 translates to MVQMQTYLTVADNTGGKIAQCIKVLGGSKRRYAKVGDIIVIAVKQAIPNSPVKKGDVHKAVIIRTSKEIRRKNGTYVRFDDNACVILDANLNPRGKRVFGPVARELRDANFMKVVSLASEVI, encoded by the coding sequence ATGGTACAGATGCAGACATATTTAACTGTTGCTGATAATACAGGTGGTAAAATAGCACAATGCATAAAAGTTCTTGGTGGAAGCAAGAGGCGATATGCTAAGGTTGGAGACATAATAGTTATTGCTGTAAAGCAAGCAATTCCTAACTCTCCTGTTAAGAAAGGAGATGTGCATAAAGCCGTAATTATTAGAACGTCTAAAGAGATAAGACGTAAGAATGGCACTTATGTTCGATTTGATGACAATGCATGTGTTATACTTGATGCTAATTTAAATCCAAGGGGTAAGAGAGTTTTTGGACCCGTTGCAAGAGAGCTAAGGGATGCTAATTTTATGAAAGTTGTCTCTTTGGCGTCAGAGGTGATATAA
- the rplX gene encoding 50S ribosomal protein L24, with product MKTKLRVGDKVKILCGKDRGKVGEIASIDRKKFKVTVKSCNMIKKVIKARTPQEKGKIIDKEAPMDISNVMLFSNGVISRVGIKFENNEKKRYLKKSGENV from the coding sequence ATGAAAACAAAGTTGAGAGTTGGTGATAAAGTAAAGATCCTTTGTGGTAAAGATAGAGGTAAAGTTGGTGAAATTGCTAGCATAGATAGAAAAAAGTTTAAAGTTACTGTTAAATCTTGTAATATGATTAAGAAGGTTATAAAGGCAAGAACTCCTCAAGAGAAAGGAAAAATAATTGATAAGGAAGCACCTATGGATATTTCAAATGTGATGTTATTTTCTAATGGTGTGATTTCAAGAGTAGGAATTAAATTTGAGAATAATGAGAAAAAGAGATATCTTAAAAAAAGTGGGGAGAATGTTTAG
- the rplE gene encoding 50S ribosomal protein L5 produces the protein MSYIPELKRRYRDNIVKELVSEFQYKSIMQAPKIEKIVVSMGVGDAVKNKKLLDSAVMELSQITGQKAVKTKAKKAISGFKIRQGQEIGAKVTLRGNMMYEFLYKLVNLALPRVKDFRGINGNAFDGNGNCSFGIAEQIIFSEIDYDKIERISGLNVTIVTTALNDKEGKALLAKFGMPFSN, from the coding sequence ATGAGTTATATTCCTGAGTTGAAGAGGCGTTATAGAGATAATATTGTAAAAGAACTTGTTAGCGAATTTCAATATAAATCTATTATGCAAGCTCCAAAAATAGAAAAAATTGTTGTTTCTATGGGTGTAGGTGATGCTGTTAAGAATAAAAAGCTTTTAGATTCAGCTGTTATGGAACTTAGTCAGATTACTGGACAGAAAGCTGTAAAGACAAAGGCTAAAAAAGCTATTTCTGGATTTAAGATTAGACAAGGTCAAGAAATAGGTGCTAAAGTTACACTTCGTGGTAACATGATGTATGAATTTTTATATAAGCTTGTTAATTTAGCATTGCCTCGTGTTAAAGATTTTAGAGGTATAAATGGCAATGCTTTTGATGGGAATGGCAATTGTTCTTTTGGAATAGCAGAGCAAATAATATTTTCTGAGATAGATTATGATAAAATAGAGAGGATATCTGGGTTGAATGTTACAATAGTAACCACGGCTTTAAACGATAAGGAAGGTAAAGCTTTGCTTGCTAAGTTTGGTATGCCATTTAGTAATTAA
- a CDS encoding type Z 30S ribosomal protein S14 translates to MAKKSMIVKALRKPKYKTRQKNRCKLCGRPKGYMRDFSMCRICFRNHASAGLIPGVSKSSW, encoded by the coding sequence ATGGCTAAAAAATCAATGATAGTTAAGGCCTTACGAAAGCCAAAATATAAAACGAGACAAAAAAATAGGTGTAAGTTATGTGGACGTCCTAAGGGCTATATGAGAGATTTTAGTATGTGTCGTATATGTTTTAGGAATCATGCATCTGCAGGATTGATTCCTGGTGTCTCAAAGTCAAGTTGGTAA
- the rpsH gene encoding 30S ribosomal protein S8 produces MAVTHSVGDMLTKIRNASRVKHESVDLKMSKINRSILDILKEEGYIKNYNIFDKKGIPFIKAMLNYDGKRNPAINRIDAISTPGRKVYSSYKNMPRIKNGYGILIVSSSKGVITGKQAKDNKVGGELICSVW; encoded by the coding sequence ATGGCTGTTACACATTCAGTGGGAGATATGTTAACTAAGATAAGAAATGCGAGCAGGGTGAAACATGAGTCTGTAGATTTAAAGATGTCTAAAATAAATAGGTCTATATTAGATATTCTTAAGGAAGAAGGATATATTAAAAATTATAATATTTTTGATAAAAAAGGTATTCCTTTTATTAAGGCAATGTTGAATTATGATGGTAAGAGAAATCCGGCTATAAATAGAATAGATGCTATTTCAACTCCTGGGAGAAAAGTTTATTCTTCATACAAAAATATGCCAAGAATCAAAAATGGATATGGCATATTAATAGTGTCGTCTTCAAAAGGTGTTATTACTGGCAAGCAAGCCAAAGATAATAAAGTAGGTGGTGAGCTAATCTGCTCAGTTTGGTAA
- the rplF gene encoding 50S ribosomal protein L6 has translation MSRIGKLPIKIADSVKVDIKDNFITVEGKRGKLSQEINSSIRVKIEDNNIIVERAFNDKQTRAFHGLYRSLIFNMVKGVSDGFSKSLTINGIGYRVEQQGNSLFFNLGYSTQFEYVIPEGINIRLDGNTKIAVEGIDKCRVGQVAAEIRSLKVPEPYKGKGIKYDNEVIRRKVGKSGVKK, from the coding sequence ATGTCACGTATTGGTAAACTTCCTATAAAGATCGCTGATTCTGTTAAAGTTGATATTAAGGATAATTTTATAACAGTTGAAGGTAAAAGGGGTAAATTAAGTCAAGAGATAAATAGTAGCATTCGGGTTAAAATTGAAGACAACAATATTATTGTTGAGAGAGCTTTTAATGATAAACAGACAAGAGCTTTTCATGGACTTTATAGAAGCTTGATTTTTAATATGGTTAAGGGAGTATCAGATGGGTTTTCAAAATCTCTTACTATTAATGGTATAGGATATAGGGTTGAACAACAAGGTAATAGTCTATTTTTTAATTTGGGATACTCAACTCAGTTTGAATATGTAATTCCTGAAGGAATTAATATTCGCCTTGATGGTAATACTAAAATTGCTGTTGAAGGTATAGATAAATGTAGGGTTGGCCAGGTTGCTGCAGAGATTAGAAGCTTAAAAGTTCCAGAGCCTTATAAAGGTAAGGGAATTAAATATGATAATGAAGTAATCAGACGAAAAGTAGGAAAATCAGGAGTAAAGAAGTAG
- the rplR gene encoding 50S ribosomal protein L18: protein MKKVKEAEKRNIKRKKRIRDRIGFGVAERPRVTIFKSNKYFYAQVIDDIVGHTLASVSTIEKELSLNKNISDVKKLGEVLAKRLKDKNISKLIFDRNGYKYHGLIAGFATALREAGIDV from the coding sequence ATGAAAAAAGTGAAAGAAGCTGAAAAAAGAAATATAAAGCGTAAAAAAAGAATAAGAGATAGAATTGGATTTGGTGTCGCAGAGAGACCTAGAGTTACAATTTTCAAATCTAATAAATATTTTTATGCTCAAGTCATTGATGATATAGTAGGTCATACTCTTGCAAGTGTTTCTACTATTGAAAAGGAGCTTAGTTTGAACAAAAATATTAGTGATGTAAAGAAACTAGGTGAAGTTCTTGCAAAAAGACTAAAAGATAAAAATATCAGTAAGCTTATATTCGATAGAAATGGTTATAAATATCATGGGCTTATTGCAGGTTTTGCAACTGCTTTGCGTGAAGCTGGTATTGATGTTTAG
- the rpsE gene encoding 30S ribosomal protein S5: MESQVHKKQIEKLISLNRVTKVVKGGRRFSFSAFMVVGDGEGKVGWGFGKANDASDAIKKSLTNARKNLKTVPIKKGTLPNMVIGNFKKAKVLIKPATQGTGIIAGGPVRAVMEALGVHDILSKSLGSNNSMNVVKATFKAFELVLDARKIAHIRGKTLRTLWS; this comes from the coding sequence GTGGAATCTCAAGTTCATAAAAAGCAAATAGAAAAATTAATATCACTAAATAGAGTTACTAAAGTTGTAAAGGGTGGGAGAAGATTTTCTTTTTCTGCATTTATGGTTGTTGGTGATGGTGAGGGTAAGGTTGGCTGGGGTTTTGGAAAGGCTAATGATGCTAGTGATGCAATAAAAAAAAGTTTAACGAATGCTAGGAAGAATTTAAAAACCGTTCCTATTAAAAAAGGTACTCTTCCTAATATGGTCATTGGGAATTTTAAGAAGGCTAAGGTTTTAATTAAGCCTGCAACTCAAGGTACTGGTATTATTGCGGGTGGGCCTGTTCGTGCTGTCATGGAAGCTTTGGGAGTACATGATATTTTAAGTAAATCTCTTGGTTCAAATAATTCTATGAATGTAGTAAAAGCAACTTTTAAAGCATTTGAGTTAGTGTTAGATGCTAGGAAAATAGCTCATATAAGAGGTAAGACTTTAAGAACGTTATGGAGTTAA
- the rpmD gene encoding 50S ribosomal protein L30 codes for MIKRKLRLQLKKIRFKAARSRFKNKAFIKRMEYNREVIAKSDIKVEVELRRSLIGKSDSKVKTLKALGLKRIGDKRIHILNKSLQGMLNSVISMVFISEVTDD; via the coding sequence ATGATTAAGAGAAAATTGCGACTTCAGCTTAAGAAAATTAGATTTAAAGCTGCAAGGTCTAGATTTAAAAATAAGGCTTTTATTAAAAGAATGGAATATAATAGAGAAGTTATTGCTAAGAGTGATATTAAGGTTGAAGTTGAACTTAGGAGAAGTCTTATTGGAAAATCGGATAGTAAAGTGAAGACATTAAAGGCTTTAGGTCTAAAGAGAATAGGAGATAAAAGAATTCATATTTTAAATAAATCTCTTCAGGGAATGCTTAATAGTGTAATTAGCATGGTTTTTATAAGTGAGGTGACAGATGATTAA
- the rplO gene encoding 50S ribosomal protein L15, which produces MIKLKRPLGANKSKKIVGRGQGSGLGKTSGRGQKGQKARNSSPRIGFEGGQTPLYRRLPRRGFSNHDYKIRYEVVGLGDIDRKFETGDLVNYDTLFQKGLVNKNKKNIKILANGELTKKVNFEISRISKFAEELATKIGCSIKLI; this is translated from the coding sequence ATGATTAAGCTAAAGAGACCTTTAGGGGCTAATAAATCTAAAAAAATTGTTGGTAGAGGTCAAGGATCTGGTCTTGGTAAAACTTCTGGTAGAGGACAGAAAGGACAAAAAGCTAGAAATAGTTCACCAAGAATTGGCTTTGAAGGAGGTCAAACTCCTCTTTATAGAAGACTGCCAAGGCGAGGCTTTTCTAATCATGATTATAAGATAAGATATGAGGTTGTAGGACTTGGTGATATAGATAGAAAGTTTGAAACCGGTGATTTAGTAAATTATGATACTTTATTTCAAAAAGGGCTTGTAAATAAAAATAAAAAAAATATTAAGATTTTAGCTAATGGTGAACTTACTAAAAAGGTAAATTTTGAAATTTCTCGTATTTCAAAATTTGCTGAAGAGTTGGCAACAAAAATTGGCTGCAGTATAAAATTGATCTAG